One part of the Streptomyces ferrugineus genome encodes these proteins:
- a CDS encoding amidohydrolase, with product MSDTAPTLVLTGGQVLTVDRDFTVAEGVAVRGRDIVAVGTDAEMRALAGPGTRVVDLGGRTVLPGINDSHLHGAAYGMTKPPFALFVGHPAVGSIADIAAVVDSAVSAARPGDWIVGLGWDSGYLAECLADPKRFPNRRDLDAVAPDNPVCLTDFSSHMVWANTAALRRCGIDADTAPPPGGVIDTDPDGEPTGILREAAQGLLQAALPSPTTAQRRQAIQGVIRELHSRGITSYTEPGLGPGGAGTLFGGLSTDNWHAYAELAADGELEARVSVLLLPAPMGGSADDVRAGLAELRRPESADPRLLRAIGVKIFGDGVPPNRTAWMSEPYPEGGHGALCVHGETPALQVEELREMIRLAHEAGFQVGVHVTGDRAIDTVVDAFVAADEAAPRPDARHYVIHGDFIGPDSLAKLAAHGYGVNMNPAIKWTISDLMDEVVGPERSAYQWPARSATDAGVRVCASSDAPITEPDWRQGVASMMLRESKASGRPSGPDQCLPLADALRAYTANAAWQDFADGWKGTIEPGKVADLCVLDRPLLDLDPHDITEVQVDLTVFDGRVVHER from the coding sequence GTGAGCGACACCGCTCCCACCCTCGTCCTGACCGGCGGCCAGGTCCTCACCGTCGACCGCGACTTCACCGTCGCCGAAGGCGTGGCCGTGCGCGGCCGGGACATCGTCGCGGTCGGCACCGACGCCGAGATGCGTGCCCTGGCCGGACCCGGCACGCGGGTCGTCGACCTGGGCGGCCGGACCGTGCTGCCCGGCATCAACGACTCACACCTGCACGGGGCCGCGTACGGGATGACCAAGCCCCCCTTCGCCCTCTTCGTCGGCCATCCCGCGGTGGGGTCCATCGCCGACATCGCCGCGGTCGTGGACAGCGCGGTGTCCGCCGCCCGACCGGGGGACTGGATCGTCGGGCTCGGCTGGGACTCCGGCTACCTGGCGGAGTGTCTCGCCGACCCGAAGCGCTTCCCGAACCGTCGGGACCTGGACGCGGTGGCGCCGGACAACCCGGTCTGCCTGACCGACTTCTCCTCCCACATGGTGTGGGCCAACACCGCCGCCCTGCGCCGCTGCGGGATCGACGCGGACACCGCGCCCCCGCCCGGCGGCGTCATCGACACCGACCCCGACGGTGAGCCCACCGGCATCCTCCGGGAGGCAGCCCAGGGGCTCCTCCAAGCCGCGCTCCCCTCGCCCACGACCGCCCAGCGCCGCCAGGCCATCCAGGGCGTGATCCGCGAACTCCACTCCCGCGGCATCACCAGCTACACCGAGCCCGGCCTCGGGCCCGGCGGCGCCGGCACCCTCTTCGGCGGCCTGAGCACCGACAACTGGCACGCCTACGCCGAACTCGCCGCCGACGGCGAGCTCGAGGCCCGCGTCAGCGTCCTGCTGCTGCCCGCGCCGATGGGCGGTTCCGCCGACGACGTGCGCGCGGGGCTGGCGGAGCTGCGCCGGCCCGAGTCCGCCGATCCGAGGCTGCTGCGGGCCATCGGCGTCAAGATCTTCGGCGACGGGGTGCCGCCGAACCGCACGGCGTGGATGAGCGAGCCGTACCCGGAAGGCGGCCACGGCGCCCTGTGCGTGCACGGCGAGACGCCCGCGCTCCAGGTCGAGGAACTGCGCGAGATGATCCGCCTCGCGCACGAGGCCGGCTTCCAGGTCGGCGTGCACGTCACCGGCGACCGAGCCATCGACACCGTCGTGGACGCCTTCGTCGCCGCCGACGAGGCCGCGCCCCGGCCCGATGCCCGCCACTACGTCATCCACGGCGACTTCATCGGCCCCGACAGCCTCGCCAAGCTGGCCGCGCATGGCTACGGCGTCAACATGAACCCCGCCATCAAGTGGACGATCTCCGACCTGATGGACGAGGTCGTGGGCCCCGAGCGCTCGGCCTACCAGTGGCCGGCGCGCTCCGCGACGGACGCCGGCGTGCGGGTCTGCGCCAGCTCCGACGCTCCGATTACGGAGCCCGACTGGCGCCAGGGCGTCGCCTCGATGATGCTGCGCGAGTCGAAGGCCAGCGGCCGCCCCAGCGGCCCCGACCAGTGCCTGCCGCTCGCCGACGCCCTGCGCGCCTACACGGCCAACGCCGCCTGGCAGGACTTCGCCGACGGCTGGAAGGGCACGATCGAACCGGGCAAGGTGGCGGATCTGTGCGTCCTCGACCGCCCGCTGCTCGACCTCGACCCCCATGACATCACCGAGGTCCAGGTGGATCTCACCGTGTTCGACGGCCGCGTGGTCCACGAACGGTGA
- a CDS encoding ABC transporter permease: MTTADRVLPHPRVLATGGLTAVRRHPLIAVLAAMVLVFQVSTGSFLNPANLSGIATDAATLAIVAVPLALLVISGYLDLSVGSTLALGGLVAGWLAGPQHQSPAVAVLGALAAGAAVGAVNGLLCCYLGLSPFIVTLGMLTAVRGLAQQLFPLPLSGFGSGFAWLGGARVAGIAAPVVVAAIVLAAGALFLALAPAGRHVFAIGVNREAAHLSGINIRRTPFALFVVTGIAAALSGAIKASVLDSVVAGTSGAGFELAVLTAVLVGGVALTGGSGSILGVLAGVLFLGGLQNGLTLLNVPTFWQQMAQGLALVAGAALAYFAPRPGR; this comes from the coding sequence ATGACCACCGCCGACCGCGTCCTGCCCCACCCGCGCGTCCTGGCCACGGGAGGCCTGACCGCCGTACGACGCCACCCCCTGATCGCCGTGCTCGCCGCGATGGTGCTGGTCTTCCAGGTCTCCACGGGCAGCTTCCTCAACCCGGCCAACCTGAGCGGCATCGCCACCGACGCCGCCACCCTGGCCATCGTCGCCGTACCGCTCGCCCTGCTCGTCATCAGCGGCTACCTCGACCTGTCGGTCGGCTCCACGCTGGCCCTCGGCGGGCTGGTCGCGGGATGGCTGGCCGGACCGCAACACCAGTCGCCCGCCGTCGCGGTGCTGGGGGCGCTGGCCGCCGGGGCCGCGGTGGGCGCCGTGAACGGCCTGCTGTGCTGCTACCTCGGCCTGTCGCCGTTCATCGTCACCCTCGGCATGCTTACCGCGGTACGGGGTCTGGCGCAGCAGCTGTTCCCGCTGCCCCTGAGCGGCTTCGGCTCCGGCTTCGCCTGGCTGGGCGGGGCGCGGGTCGCCGGGATCGCCGCGCCTGTCGTCGTCGCCGCGATCGTCCTGGCCGCGGGCGCTCTGTTCCTGGCCCTCGCCCCGGCCGGACGCCACGTGTTCGCCATCGGCGTCAACAGGGAGGCCGCCCACCTGTCCGGCATCAACATCCGCCGTACGCCGTTCGCCCTGTTCGTGGTCACGGGCATCGCCGCCGCCCTGTCCGGAGCCATCAAGGCGTCGGTGCTCGACAGTGTGGTCGCCGGGACCTCAGGCGCCGGTTTCGAACTGGCCGTGCTCACCGCCGTGCTGGTGGGCGGGGTCGCGCTCACCGGCGGCTCCGGCTCGATCCTGGGCGTTCTGGCCGGTGTGCTCTTCCTCGGCGGCCTGCAGAACGGCCTCACCCTGCTGAACGTGCCGACGTTCTGGCAGCAGATGGCCCAGGGCCTCGCGCTGGTGGCGGGTGCCGCACTGGCGTACTTCGCACCCCGGCCGGGGCGATGA
- a CDS encoding sugar ABC transporter ATP-binding protein — MTVTNLRIRGLTKSFGGVRALDDVDLTVTAGQVHALLGHNGAGKSTLIKCLGGAFPPDSGTIEISGTPYARLSPRDSIAAGVAIIFQTLSVVDNLTVAENIFLGQEWTRRGLIDRRAQDGAAAELLKRVAATCSPRDRVGDLPMGQRQLVEIAKALSRSARVLVLDEPTAALSGAESDALAGRVEDLRAQGLAIVYVTHLLSEVERLADAVTVLRDGRVAHHSAVAGHTRGELVAAIAGRPPEEAEEPARGPGRTPGPPRLVVDGLRGPGFGPVSLTVAEGERLGLFGLIGSGRTRLLETLFGRRRASGGTIRLGERTVAPARPADALAAGIALVPADRRAQGLFPALSAHDNVLLPAIRPLARSGLRALGAERRLFATVAAGVGLRPDRPGLPAAAFSGGNQQKLVLGRWINEARHVEALLLDEPTQGVDVGARQEIYRVVSSLAAEQGTGVLFASSDPEEIVALADRCLIVAGGRIIGELCGADLTEEALLSAVHDTGPDTDAASASAEGAA; from the coding sequence ATGACGGTCACGAACCTTCGCATCCGCGGACTGACCAAGTCCTTCGGCGGAGTCAGGGCCCTGGACGACGTGGATCTCACCGTCACCGCTGGGCAGGTGCACGCCCTGCTCGGCCACAACGGCGCCGGGAAGTCCACCCTCATCAAGTGCCTGGGCGGCGCCTTCCCGCCGGACTCCGGCACGATCGAGATCAGCGGAACGCCGTACGCCCGCCTCAGCCCTCGCGACTCGATCGCGGCGGGCGTCGCGATCATCTTCCAGACGCTGAGCGTGGTCGACAACCTGACGGTGGCGGAGAACATCTTCCTCGGCCAGGAGTGGACCCGCCGCGGCCTCATCGACCGGCGCGCCCAGGACGGGGCCGCCGCCGAGCTGCTGAAGCGGGTGGCCGCCACGTGCTCCCCCCGCGACCGCGTGGGCGACCTGCCCATGGGACAGCGGCAGCTGGTGGAGATCGCCAAGGCGCTCAGCCGCAGCGCCCGCGTGCTGGTCCTGGACGAGCCGACCGCGGCACTGTCCGGCGCGGAGAGCGACGCCCTGGCCGGGCGGGTCGAGGACCTGCGCGCCCAGGGACTGGCCATCGTCTACGTCACCCACCTGCTGTCGGAGGTCGAGCGGCTCGCGGACGCGGTGACCGTGCTGCGCGACGGCCGCGTCGCCCACCACTCCGCGGTGGCGGGACACACCCGAGGCGAACTGGTCGCGGCGATCGCCGGCCGGCCCCCCGAGGAGGCCGAGGAGCCCGCACGCGGCCCCGGGCGCACACCCGGCCCGCCCCGGCTTGTCGTCGACGGCCTGCGCGGCCCCGGCTTCGGACCCGTCAGCCTCACGGTCGCCGAAGGAGAGCGTCTCGGGCTGTTCGGCCTCATCGGCTCCGGCCGTACCCGCCTGCTGGAGACCCTGTTCGGCAGGCGCCGCGCCTCGGGCGGAACGATCCGGCTCGGGGAGCGCACCGTGGCCCCGGCCAGGCCCGCCGACGCGCTCGCCGCAGGGATCGCCCTGGTGCCGGCCGACCGGCGCGCACAGGGCCTGTTCCCGGCACTCAGCGCGCACGACAACGTGCTGCTGCCCGCCATCCGCCCCCTCGCCCGCTCCGGCCTCCGGGCGCTGGGCGCCGAGCGGCGCCTCTTCGCCACCGTGGCCGCGGGTGTGGGGCTGCGCCCCGACCGACCGGGGCTCCCGGCCGCCGCGTTCTCCGGCGGCAACCAGCAAAAGCTCGTCCTCGGGAGGTGGATCAACGAGGCCCGGCACGTGGAGGCGCTGCTGCTGGACGAGCCGACGCAGGGAGTGGACGTCGGCGCACGGCAGGAGATCTACCGGGTGGTGTCCTCCCTCGCCGCCGAACAGGGCACGGGTGTGCTGTTCGCCTCCAGCGACCCCGAGGAGATCGTCGCCCTCGCCGACCGCTGCCTGATCGTCGCCGGCGGCCGGATCATCGGCGAACTCTGCGGCGCCGACCTGACAGAAGAAGCCCTGCTGTCGGCCGTGCACGACACCGGCCCCGACACCGACGCCGCCTCCGCGTCCGCCGAAGGAGCAGCATGA
- a CDS encoding sugar ABC transporter substrate-binding protein, translating into MMTPGSTARPSASRRQFLALSGAAVATTALTAAGCSAPESASASAKSSASGGTKLTKIGLDYPFSQLPLYSTLVKLSSARAKKHGLSMLTTSDNANSDTQASNLNTWVAQKVPAIVSFPMVFQAAEPIAKRALDAGLIWVTYGGSLEHQSADIQFSFRKGGTLLGEAAAKWAEQALNGKGKIAFLTDSTIELGRERTKGMVDAFTKLAPGVDVVAQEQAIDPDTGLSKAKAILAKHPDLNMILGVTDAAAYGGFKALQQVGRAQDDARTFVGGQDGSAPSLLAVKQGTFYRASAALAPNDIAAAIVDVPRAVAAGKANPSVQVPIALVQRGDTAKIDALLAQNA; encoded by the coding sequence ATGATGACCCCCGGATCCACCGCCCGCCCGTCGGCCTCGCGCAGACAGTTCCTCGCCCTCTCCGGCGCCGCCGTCGCCACCACGGCGCTGACCGCGGCCGGCTGCTCGGCGCCGGAGAGCGCGTCCGCGTCCGCGAAGTCCTCCGCCTCGGGCGGGACGAAGCTGACGAAGATCGGGCTGGACTACCCCTTCTCCCAGCTCCCGCTGTACTCGACGCTGGTGAAGCTGTCCTCGGCCCGGGCGAAGAAGCACGGCCTCTCCATGCTCACAACGAGCGACAACGCCAACTCCGACACTCAGGCCAGCAACCTCAACACCTGGGTCGCCCAAAAGGTCCCGGCGATCGTGTCGTTCCCGATGGTCTTCCAGGCCGCCGAACCGATCGCCAAGCGGGCCCTGGACGCGGGCCTGATCTGGGTGACGTACGGCGGTTCGCTGGAGCACCAGAGCGCCGACATCCAGTTCAGCTTCCGCAAGGGCGGAACCCTGCTGGGCGAGGCGGCGGCGAAGTGGGCCGAGCAGGCCCTGAACGGCAAGGGCAAGATCGCCTTTCTCACCGACAGCACCATCGAACTGGGCCGCGAGCGCACCAAGGGCATGGTCGACGCGTTCACCAAGCTGGCCCCCGGCGTCGACGTGGTCGCACAGGAGCAGGCCATCGACCCCGACACCGGGCTGTCGAAGGCGAAGGCGATCCTCGCCAAGCACCCCGACCTGAACATGATCCTCGGCGTCACGGACGCGGCCGCGTACGGCGGGTTCAAGGCGCTCCAGCAGGTCGGCCGCGCCCAGGACGACGCCCGGACCTTCGTCGGCGGACAGGACGGTTCCGCCCCCTCCCTCCTCGCCGTCAAGCAGGGCACCTTCTACCGCGCCTCCGCGGCCCTCGCCCCGAACGACATCGCGGCCGCCATCGTCGACGTCCCGCGCGCGGTCGCCGCGGGCAAGGCCAACCCCAGCGTCCAGGTGCCGATCGCGCTCGTGCAGCGCGGCGACACCGCGAAGATCGACGCGCTGCTCGCCCAGAACGCGTAG
- a CDS encoding helix-turn-helix transcriptional regulator → MLSHHQVAAATRIGMLTREPDTVSAGAEALRELARALPLDAATLLAIDPFTGDHVQVAGIGYTAERSQALAAEFVATPWYRNVVHQELPPSISEDTDGVGPRFRHGWFYAERVRPAGFRDGVTGALRHHGRLVGLVHLSTENAGAYDTDARRLLASVMPALAALADPVPQAADLNDVAEASATSLVTDGGVIDVPGRDRVRVLRDEAFRPLLRAFADTGGRRLRLLWPVEGGWHRVTLHRKQSVRSLVADAVLVVETPTELPYGLSPRELEVLTRAALGQTNQAIAQALFLSPRTVHTHVEHLLRKTGVASRAEATALAVRDGLLRPAPDHLARFVER, encoded by the coding sequence ATGCTCAGCCACCACCAGGTCGCGGCGGCCACCCGCATCGGGATGCTCACCCGCGAACCCGACACCGTGTCCGCCGGCGCCGAGGCACTGCGCGAACTCGCCCGCGCCCTCCCGCTGGACGCGGCGACACTGCTCGCCATCGACCCGTTCACCGGCGACCACGTCCAGGTGGCGGGCATCGGCTACACCGCCGAAAGGTCCCAGGCCCTGGCCGCCGAGTTCGTCGCGACCCCGTGGTACCGCAACGTCGTGCACCAGGAGCTGCCGCCGTCCATCTCCGAGGACACCGACGGCGTCGGCCCCCGCTTCCGGCACGGCTGGTTCTACGCCGAGCGGGTACGCCCCGCCGGGTTCCGCGACGGAGTGACGGGCGCGCTGCGCCACCATGGCCGCCTCGTGGGCCTGGTGCACCTCTCCACGGAGAACGCGGGCGCCTACGACACCGACGCGCGCCGTCTGCTCGCCTCCGTCATGCCGGCCCTCGCGGCGCTCGCCGACCCGGTGCCGCAGGCCGCCGACCTGAACGACGTGGCCGAGGCGAGCGCCACGAGTCTGGTGACGGACGGTGGAGTGATCGACGTACCCGGCAGGGACCGCGTCCGGGTCCTGCGCGACGAGGCGTTCCGGCCGCTGCTGCGGGCCTTCGCCGACACGGGCGGCCGGCGGCTTCGCCTGCTGTGGCCGGTGGAGGGCGGCTGGCACCGCGTCACCCTCCACCGGAAGCAGTCCGTACGGAGCCTCGTGGCGGACGCCGTGCTCGTGGTCGAGACACCCACCGAGCTGCCGTACGGGCTCAGCCCCAGGGAACTGGAGGTACTGACCCGGGCAGCCCTGGGACAGACCAACCAGGCCATCGCGCAGGCGCTGTTCCTGTCCCCGCGGACCGTCCACACCCATGTGGAGCACCTGCTGCGCAAGACCGGTGTCGCCTCCCGCGCCGAGGCCACGGCCCTCGCTGTCCGTGACGGTCTGCTGCGCCCGGCCCCGGACCATCTGGCCCGCTTCGTCGAGCGGTGA
- a CDS encoding TIGR03619 family F420-dependent LLM class oxidoreductase produces MPTSTPPRMLLVLSENWTLTGGRADLPAAVRWAREAEDAGFDAVMVSEHIVLGPDAAAAGIMGNPRDYALPGNQDPYTPWPSSLILLAAIASVTSRLRLAAAAVLAPLRHPLVLARELGTLDLISEGRLLVQPTVSWSRDEYEALGVPFERRGRLLDEHLQVWAKSWGPSPISHDGDHYPFRDVYFEPRAYRPEGPRLWFGGQRLHGPVLRRLVRYGHGFHPLGRPTPEDLQALKDAMTGAGRDIAELEMIGGTQARFPDDHSPADLGAALASIPEQLELGFTTFCVKPNQFIDDPEGVGAFCREVMRRVEAMTV; encoded by the coding sequence ATGCCCACCTCCACCCCTCCCCGCATGCTCCTCGTGCTGAGCGAGAACTGGACGCTGACCGGCGGCCGGGCCGACCTGCCCGCCGCCGTGCGGTGGGCCCGCGAGGCCGAGGACGCCGGCTTCGACGCCGTCATGGTCAGCGAGCACATCGTCCTCGGGCCGGACGCCGCGGCCGCCGGCATCATGGGCAACCCGCGCGACTACGCCCTCCCCGGCAACCAGGACCCGTACACCCCCTGGCCGAGCTCGCTGATCCTGCTCGCCGCCATCGCTTCGGTCACCTCCCGGCTGCGGCTGGCCGCCGCGGCGGTCCTCGCGCCGCTGCGGCACCCGCTGGTGCTCGCCCGCGAACTCGGCACCCTGGACCTGATCAGCGAGGGGCGGCTCCTGGTGCAGCCCACCGTGAGCTGGAGCAGGGACGAGTACGAGGCGCTGGGCGTACCGTTCGAAAGGCGGGGGCGGCTGCTCGACGAACACCTTCAGGTCTGGGCGAAGTCGTGGGGGCCCTCCCCGATCTCCCACGACGGCGACCACTATCCGTTCCGGGACGTCTACTTCGAGCCCAGGGCGTACCGCCCCGAAGGCCCGCGGCTGTGGTTCGGCGGGCAGCGCCTGCACGGCCCCGTCCTGCGGCGGCTGGTGCGGTACGGCCACGGCTTCCACCCGCTCGGCCGGCCCACGCCCGAGGACCTGCAGGCGCTCAAGGACGCGATGACCGGGGCCGGACGCGACATCGCCGAGCTGGAGATGATCGGCGGGACCCAGGCCCGCTTCCCCGACGACCACTCACCGGCGGACCTCGGTGCGGCCCTCGCCTCCATCCCCGAGCAGTTGGAGCTCGGCTTCACCACCTTCTGCGTCAAGCCGAACCAGTTCATCGACGATCCCGAGGGGGTCGGGGCGTTCTGCCGCGAGGTCATGCGGCGGGTGGAGGCGATGACCGTGTAG
- a CDS encoding FtsX-like permease family protein: MRSPVLPLTWHLTRSSGRRGLQSHLLAAGAAVGAFVLLVMVAATLGSGVRADHTTWRTPAAVSAERATAVQALATTYVRHDVVSVVSLSQLPGRAATPAPPGLSAFPKKGEVYLSPALAELIHQLPASQLADRFPKPASYGTIGAAGLASPDELVAVVGRAPSDPAVSKAAGGGNWFDEGQTERAHIAGFSAPKPKPSIFTGSDQQTAVMGVTLLVAPVVVLAAAAGRLGAARREQRLAALRLAGATPRQILAMTAAESAAVGAAGALTGALAYAALLPALARIPYGIGRWYTGQLWVGLPWLAAVVAAVTALITVSAVSTLRQVATSPLGVAQQADPRRTRMIRLVLFAVVLGYVLISTQGGQLKTQQLIALLALFYGAFWLFGPWVVDRLGRIAGRFARRPATLLAARRLSDDPRGAWRTVSGLVLAGFVAGFFSVIGLDIDGSANHGQVAVVAADSAAARHTATEARTLLREAGVTATVSVPSEDDFDNVLGGNSGLIAHVSGGQDQVDTAVTALTPLGAGQLPFTQDYVSAPDNVIADRVAVVGIATLVMSFLVAAASAGLTAAANVLDRRRVYGLLRLAGTPLRVLNRARVRETVLPLAVLAGGTTAMGVYGAYQLNQLAGVSMNTSGAVQLAVCVVIGALAMFAAIGCSKPLLRRVTTDATQTAD; this comes from the coding sequence ATGCGTTCCCCCGTCCTGCCCCTGACCTGGCACCTGACCCGGTCCTCCGGGCGCCGCGGCCTGCAGAGCCACCTGCTCGCGGCCGGCGCCGCCGTCGGCGCCTTCGTGCTGCTGGTGATGGTCGCCGCCACCCTCGGCTCCGGCGTCCGCGCCGACCACACGACCTGGCGCACACCGGCCGCCGTGTCCGCCGAGCGTGCGACCGCCGTCCAGGCCCTGGCCACGACGTACGTCCGCCACGACGTCGTCTCCGTGGTGTCGCTGTCCCAGCTGCCCGGCCGCGCGGCGACCCCCGCCCCGCCCGGTCTGAGCGCCTTCCCGAAGAAGGGCGAGGTGTACCTCTCCCCAGCGCTGGCGGAGTTGATTCACCAGCTGCCGGCGAGCCAGTTGGCCGACCGCTTCCCGAAGCCGGCGTCCTACGGCACCATCGGCGCGGCCGGACTCGCCTCCCCGGACGAGCTGGTGGCCGTGGTGGGCCGGGCGCCGTCCGACCCGGCGGTGTCCAAGGCGGCCGGCGGCGGCAACTGGTTCGACGAGGGGCAGACCGAGCGGGCCCACATCGCCGGGTTCTCCGCGCCCAAGCCCAAGCCGAGCATCTTCACCGGCAGCGACCAGCAGACGGCGGTGATGGGTGTGACGCTGCTGGTGGCGCCCGTTGTCGTGCTGGCAGCGGCGGCCGGGCGACTCGGCGCCGCCCGGCGTGAGCAGCGGCTCGCCGCGCTGCGGCTGGCCGGGGCCACCCCGCGGCAGATCCTCGCGATGACCGCCGCGGAGTCGGCGGCCGTGGGCGCGGCCGGAGCACTGACGGGCGCCCTCGCCTACGCGGCCCTGCTGCCCGCCCTCGCACGGATTCCCTACGGCATCGGCCGCTGGTACACCGGCCAGCTGTGGGTGGGCCTGCCCTGGCTCGCGGCGGTGGTGGCGGCGGTCACCGCGCTCATCACCGTCAGCGCCGTGTCGACGCTGCGCCAAGTGGCCACCTCCCCCCTGGGCGTCGCCCAGCAGGCCGATCCGCGCCGCACCCGCATGATCCGCCTCGTGCTGTTCGCCGTGGTGTTGGGCTACGTCCTGATCTCCACGCAGGGCGGCCAGCTCAAGACCCAGCAGCTGATCGCCCTACTGGCGCTGTTCTACGGCGCGTTCTGGCTGTTCGGCCCGTGGGTCGTGGACCGGCTGGGCCGGATCGCGGGCCGCTTCGCCCGCCGCCCGGCGACCCTGCTGGCGGCCCGCCGGCTCAGCGATGACCCGCGCGGCGCCTGGCGCACCGTCAGCGGCCTGGTCCTGGCCGGATTCGTGGCCGGCTTCTTCTCCGTCATCGGGCTCGACATCGACGGTTCCGCCAACCACGGCCAGGTGGCCGTGGTGGCCGCGGACAGCGCCGCCGCCCGGCACACGGCCACCGAGGCCCGTACCCTGCTGCGCGAAGCGGGCGTCACCGCCACCGTCAGCGTCCCCTCCGAGGACGACTTCGACAATGTGCTGGGCGGCAACTCGGGCCTGATCGCCCACGTCTCCGGGGGCCAGGACCAGGTGGACACGGCCGTCACCGCGCTGACTCCCCTCGGGGCGGGCCAACTGCCGTTCACCCAGGACTACGTGAGCGCCCCGGACAACGTGATCGCGGACCGTGTCGCCGTGGTCGGCATCGCCACCCTGGTCATGAGTTTCCTCGTCGCGGCCGCCTCCGCCGGGCTGACCGCCGCCGCGAACGTCCTCGACCGGCGCCGCGTCTACGGCCTGCTGCGACTGGCCGGAACCCCGCTGAGGGTGCTGAACCGGGCGCGGGTCCGCGAGACGGTCCTCCCCCTGGCCGTCCTGGCCGGCGGCACCACCGCGATGGGCGTCTACGGCGCGTACCAGTTGAACCAGCTGGCCGGGGTCTCGATGAACACCTCCGGTGCGGTCCAACTCGCCGTCTGCGTGGTCATCGGCGCGCTGGCCATGTTCGCCGCGATCGGCTGCAGCAAGCCGCTCCTGCGGAGGGTGACGACCGACGCGACACAGACGGCGGACTGA
- a CDS encoding ABC transporter ATP-binding protein, translated as MSIVLAGHGLVKKYGSTTALAGVDVEVGERDSLAIMGPSGSGKSTLLHTLAGIVRPDGGQVLLRGERVDKLGENRLSALRRKRFGFVFQFGQLLPELPAEENVALPLMLEGTPRRQAVERARRWFAPLGLAGLEQRRPGQLSGGQAQRVAIARALVVDPDVVFADEPTGALDQTTSEEVVRLLTSVTREQGAALVMVTHDADVAAHCDRILQVRDGRISSHSHSRYTVA; from the coding sequence ATGAGCATCGTCCTGGCCGGTCACGGCCTTGTGAAGAAGTACGGCTCCACCACCGCGCTGGCCGGTGTGGATGTGGAGGTCGGCGAGCGTGACTCGCTGGCCATTATGGGCCCGTCCGGGTCCGGCAAGTCCACCCTGCTGCACACGCTCGCCGGGATCGTCCGCCCGGACGGCGGCCAAGTCCTGCTGCGCGGCGAGCGGGTCGACAAGCTGGGCGAGAACCGGCTCAGCGCGCTGCGACGCAAGCGGTTCGGGTTCGTGTTCCAGTTCGGCCAGCTGCTGCCCGAGCTGCCCGCCGAGGAGAACGTCGCGCTGCCGCTGATGCTGGAGGGCACACCGCGCAGGCAGGCCGTCGAACGGGCCCGCCGCTGGTTCGCGCCGCTCGGCCTCGCCGGGCTGGAGCAGCGCCGCCCCGGGCAGCTGTCCGGCGGCCAGGCCCAGCGCGTCGCCATCGCCCGCGCGCTGGTCGTCGACCCCGACGTGGTCTTCGCCGACGAGCCCACCGGCGCCCTCGACCAGACCACCAGCGAGGAGGTCGTACGGCTGCTGACGTCCGTCACCCGCGAGCAGGGCGCCGCCCTGGTCATGGTCACCCACGACGCCGACGTCGCCGCCCACTGCGACCGGATCCTCCAGGTCCGCGACGGCCGGATCAGCAGCCACAGCCACAGCCGGTACACCGTCGCCTGA